The following are encoded together in the Pontibacter liquoris genome:
- a CDS encoding TonB-dependent receptor, with the protein MKKQFYTLLTLLLLCLLAGPALAQEKVTISGYVKDKASGEGLIGASVGVQELPGVGVGTNEYGFYSLTLPKGSYTLFYNYLGYVTTTRPLQLNASQKLDVELSQNTTALKEVEITTRKEDNNVRSMEMSTVKMQVSEIRNMPALLGEVDVVKAVQLMPGVQTAGEGTSGFYVRGGGVDQNMILLDEAPVYNASHLMGFFSVFNADAIKDVQLYKGGIPAQHGGRLSSLLDIRMKEGNNKKLAVSGGIGTVSSRLTVEAPIVPDKSSFIVSGRRTYADVFFKASSDPEVKNNRLYFYDLNTKLNYTLNEKNRLFVSGYFGRDVAGNKQFMMDWGNATATLRWNHLFNDRLFSNTTLIFSDFDYALGSRVKESEFTWKSRIKDYSLKNDYTYFLNPKNQLRFGLQGTYHHFIPAEVVPGPESYVSNIKLNATSAFEGALYLSNEQQLTNRLTLDYGLRFSSFTNMGPGKVYQYGPDFDMPVDTVAYGRFEKIKSYSGLEPRLSAKYALSEVSSVKASYNRMRQYLHLVSNSTSAMPFDIWIPSSTYVQPQLADQVAAGYFRNFFDNMFEGSVEVYYKWLDNQIDYKDYAEIFLNDRLETELLRGSGEAYGAEFYLRKQKGLLTGWVSYTLSKTERTVPGINQGNPYPLRYDRRHAGNVVLTYQFSPNINFGANWTYATGGAVTMPVGRYEYNGKTYPVYSERNGYRLPDYHRLDLSATYEKPKNEFKKYSSSWTLSIYNAYARKNAFSVYFRESEDDATKTEAVKTYLFGIIPSLTYNFNF; encoded by the coding sequence ATGAAAAAACAATTTTATACCCTGCTGACGCTTCTGCTGCTGTGCCTGCTGGCCGGGCCTGCGCTGGCGCAGGAGAAGGTAACCATCAGCGGTTACGTCAAAGACAAGGCCTCCGGCGAAGGGCTGATCGGCGCTTCCGTGGGCGTGCAGGAACTGCCCGGCGTGGGCGTGGGCACCAACGAGTATGGCTTCTACTCGCTCACGCTGCCAAAAGGCTCCTATACTTTATTTTACAACTACCTGGGCTATGTAACCACGACCAGGCCCCTGCAGCTGAACGCCAGCCAGAAACTGGACGTGGAACTAAGCCAGAACACCACAGCCCTGAAAGAAGTGGAGATCACCACGCGCAAGGAAGATAACAACGTGCGCTCTATGGAAATGAGCACGGTGAAAATGCAGGTGTCGGAGATCAGGAACATGCCAGCCCTGCTGGGCGAGGTGGATGTGGTGAAGGCGGTGCAGCTGATGCCGGGCGTGCAGACGGCAGGCGAAGGCACCTCCGGCTTTTACGTGCGTGGCGGTGGCGTAGACCAGAACATGATCCTGCTCGACGAAGCGCCTGTATACAATGCCTCGCACCTGATGGGCTTTTTTTCGGTGTTCAATGCCGATGCCATCAAAGACGTGCAGCTCTACAAAGGCGGCATTCCGGCGCAGCACGGCGGCCGTTTGTCATCGCTGCTCGACATCCGCATGAAAGAGGGCAACAACAAAAAACTGGCTGTGTCAGGGGGTATTGGTACCGTTTCCAGCCGCCTGACCGTGGAGGCGCCGATCGTGCCGGACAAGAGCTCGTTCATCGTCTCCGGCCGCCGCACCTATGCCGATGTGTTCTTCAAGGCCAGCTCCGACCCCGAGGTAAAGAACAACCGCTTATACTTCTACGACCTCAACACCAAGCTGAACTATACTTTGAATGAAAAGAACCGGCTGTTTGTATCGGGTTATTTTGGGCGCGATGTGGCGGGCAACAAGCAGTTTATGATGGATTGGGGCAACGCCACGGCCACCCTGCGCTGGAACCACCTCTTCAACGACCGCCTGTTCTCCAACACTACCCTCATCTTCTCGGACTTTGATTATGCGCTGGGCTCCCGGGTGAAGGAGTCGGAATTTACCTGGAAGTCACGCATCAAAGATTACAGCCTCAAAAACGATTATACGTACTTCCTGAACCCCAAAAACCAGCTGCGCTTCGGCTTGCAGGGCACCTACCACCACTTTATTCCTGCCGAGGTGGTGCCAGGCCCGGAATCGTACGTGAGCAACATCAAACTGAACGCCACCAGTGCATTTGAAGGTGCGCTATACCTGAGCAACGAGCAGCAACTCACTAACCGCCTGACCCTGGACTATGGCCTGCGTTTCTCCAGCTTCACCAACATGGGTCCCGGCAAAGTATACCAGTATGGCCCGGATTTCGACATGCCGGTGGACACCGTGGCCTATGGCCGCTTCGAGAAGATCAAATCCTACAGTGGGCTCGAGCCGCGCCTCTCGGCCAAGTATGCGCTGAGCGAGGTAAGTTCTGTTAAAGCCTCTTACAACCGCATGCGCCAGTATTTGCACCTGGTGTCGAACTCCACTTCGGCCATGCCTTTTGATATCTGGATCCCGAGCAGCACCTACGTGCAGCCACAGCTGGCCGATCAGGTGGCAGCCGGCTACTTCCGCAACTTCTTCGATAACATGTTCGAGGGCTCGGTGGAAGTATACTACAAGTGGCTGGATAACCAGATTGACTACAAGGATTACGCCGAGATCTTCCTGAACGATCGTCTGGAAACAGAGCTGCTGCGCGGCAGTGGCGAGGCGTACGGGGCAGAATTCTACCTGCGCAAGCAGAAAGGCCTGCTCACCGGCTGGGTCAGCTATACGTTGTCGAAGACGGAGCGCACGGTGCCGGGCATTAACCAGGGCAACCCTTACCCGCTGCGCTACGACCGCCGCCACGCCGGCAACGTGGTGCTCACCTACCAGTTCAGCCCTAACATAAACTTTGGCGCCAACTGGACCTATGCTACCGGTGGTGCGGTAACCATGCCCGTGGGCCGCTACGAGTATAATGGTAAAACTTACCCGGTGTACTCCGAGCGCAACGGCTACCGTCTGCCCGACTACCACCGCCTGGATTTGTCGGCTACCTATGAAAAGCCGAAGAACGAGTTTAAGAAGTATAGCAGCTCCTGGACGCTAAGCATCTACAACGCCTATGCGCGTAAAAATGCCTTCTCGGTATACTTCCGCGAAAGTGAGGACGACGCCACGAAAACCGAGGCCGTGAAAACGTACCTGTTCGGCATCATCCCCTCTCTTACCTACAACTTTAATTTTTAA
- a CDS encoding head GIN domain-containing protein: MKSIKFYAATVTVFALALLLANAPVVAQQLRGNGNLKTVSRDVSGFKGIDVSGGFNVEITQGLKEGVRLEAEENLLDNIKTEVKNGVLHIYNDKSLNSTKSMKAYITVKELNKIAISGGVKVTGNGTFKSDRFDLNMSGGSAVTLAVDANQLVADMSGASKVELTGRADVLNMDMSGASKVEAADLVAKRVKIEASGASKVKVYAKEALDINASGASVVYYKGSPSISSDVSAAAKISKM, from the coding sequence ATGAAGAGCATTAAATTTTACGCTGCTACTGTTACTGTATTTGCGCTGGCCCTGCTGCTGGCAAACGCTCCTGTTGTGGCGCAGCAACTGCGGGGCAATGGAAACCTGAAAACGGTGAGCAGAGATGTTTCCGGGTTTAAAGGCATCGACGTGAGCGGTGGATTTAACGTGGAAATAACCCAGGGATTGAAGGAGGGCGTGCGCCTGGAAGCAGAGGAAAACCTGCTGGACAATATCAAAACCGAAGTGAAGAATGGGGTGCTGCACATCTATAACGACAAAAGCCTGAATAGCACCAAAAGCATGAAGGCGTACATTACCGTAAAAGAGCTAAATAAAATAGCCATCAGCGGCGGCGTAAAGGTAACTGGCAACGGCACTTTTAAAAGCGATAGATTCGATCTGAACATGAGTGGCGGCTCAGCGGTAACGCTGGCTGTAGATGCCAACCAACTGGTAGCCGATATGAGCGGCGCCAGCAAGGTAGAGCTCACCGGCCGGGCCGATGTGCTGAACATGGACATGTCAGGGGCCTCTAAAGTGGAAGCAGCCGATCTGGTGGCAAAGCGCGTGAAGATAGAAGCAAGCGGCGCCAGCAAAGTGAAAGTATATGCCAAAGAGGCGCTGGATATCAATGCTTCCGGTGCCTCGGTGGTTTATTATAAAGGTAGCCCCAGCATCAGTTCGGATGTATCGGCAGCCGCCAAAATATCAAAGATGTAA
- a CDS encoding DUF4249 domain-containing protein, with the protein MKKYLFLSLSLLAFACSSCEEVIDYELRTADTKLVVEGLITNQPGPYTVRLSNTKGYLDQGRTPGVNGALVIVSDNHGTSDTLKQVAEGIYQTTKLQGKPGNTYYFKAVINGKEYTAQSYMPPVSPIDSLTFIYKKKGETSDEGIHPIIHFADPAGRGNYYRWNVIINGVVEPDELAVLKDDIYDGNYGHADMEFALKANDKLRIEMYSLDKPAYSFWLALLNQQNESGGPFETTPANAPGNISNGGIGFFGASAVSVVEGVAK; encoded by the coding sequence ATGAAAAAGTATCTATTCCTCAGCCTGAGCCTGCTGGCTTTTGCCTGCAGCAGCTGCGAAGAAGTGATCGACTACGAGCTCCGCACCGCCGATACCAAACTGGTGGTAGAAGGCCTTATTACCAACCAACCCGGCCCCTACACCGTGCGCCTCTCCAACACCAAAGGCTACCTGGATCAGGGCCGCACGCCCGGTGTGAACGGCGCACTGGTGATCGTGTCGGATAACCATGGCACCAGCGATACGCTAAAACAGGTGGCAGAAGGGATTTACCAGACCACCAAACTGCAGGGCAAGCCGGGCAACACGTACTACTTTAAGGCAGTGATAAACGGAAAAGAGTATACGGCCCAGAGCTACATGCCCCCTGTTTCCCCGATCGATTCGCTCACTTTTATTTACAAGAAAAAAGGCGAAACCAGCGACGAGGGCATACATCCCATCATTCATTTTGCAGATCCGGCAGGGCGAGGCAACTATTACCGCTGGAATGTCATCATTAATGGTGTAGTGGAGCCTGATGAGCTGGCCGTGCTGAAAGATGACATCTATGACGGCAACTACGGCCACGCCGACATGGAATTTGCCCTGAAAGCGAACGATAAGCTGCGCATTGAAATGTACTCGCTCGATAAGCCCGCCTACAGCTTCTGGCTGGCGCTGCTAAACCAGCAGAACGAGAGTGGCGGCCCCTTCGAGACCACGCCGGCCAATGCGCCCGGAAACATCAGCAATGGTGGCATCGGCTTCTTCGGCGCTTCGGCCGTGTCGGTGGTGGAAGGTGTGGCAAAGTAA
- the bla gene encoding subclass B1 metallo-beta-lactamase, with the protein MKKRLLFCLLLLCAVPYTYAQEMQLHVKKIAPHVWVHTSYKILGEVKFPSNGLIIATADGVVLVDTAWGEEQTKQLVQWVDDSLKLPIRQCLVTHAHDDRMGGIAVLQQHRVPVLSSPLTAQRAAQQQLGNPTPALPADTTIRIGGQQVQVYFPGAGHAPDNVVVYLPRQKVLFGGCLVKDAAAKSLGNTADATMSNWAHAVARVQAKYKQAKKVVPGHGPWGGKEALTHTIDLLQQQQP; encoded by the coding sequence ATGAAAAAGCGCCTGCTGTTTTGCCTGCTGCTGCTCTGTGCCGTTCCGTATACTTATGCTCAGGAGATGCAGTTACACGTAAAAAAGATCGCCCCGCATGTTTGGGTGCATACTTCTTACAAGATACTGGGCGAGGTAAAATTCCCGTCCAATGGCCTCATCATCGCTACTGCTGATGGCGTGGTACTGGTAGACACGGCCTGGGGCGAAGAACAGACAAAGCAACTGGTACAGTGGGTGGATGACAGCCTGAAGCTGCCTATCCGGCAGTGCCTGGTAACGCACGCGCACGACGACCGGATGGGAGGCATCGCCGTGCTGCAACAGCACCGGGTGCCGGTGCTAAGCTCCCCCCTGACGGCACAACGGGCAGCGCAGCAGCAGTTGGGCAACCCTACGCCTGCGCTGCCTGCCGATACGACTATCCGCATTGGTGGCCAGCAGGTACAGGTATACTTCCCGGGGGCAGGCCACGCGCCCGATAACGTAGTGGTCTACCTGCCCCGCCAGAAAGTGCTTTTCGGGGGATGCCTGGTAAAAGATGCTGCTGCCAAAAGCCTGGGCAATACGGCCGATGCTACGATGAGCAACTGGGCTCATGCCGTAGCCAGGGTGCAGGCCAAGTATAAGCAGGCTAAAAAAGTAGTGCCTGGCCACGGCCCCTGGGGCGGAAAAGAAGCCCTGACCCATACCATAGACCTGCTGCAACAACAGCAGCCCTAG
- a CDS encoding M28 family peptidase yields MNYKKNLSRLLALPLLAGLYLGATTQTFAQEPVRQDDEIKKMVDEISAKKLEEDVRKMVSFGTRHTLSTTTSKKEGIGAAREWVKSEFEKYAQASGGRMKVELDRFIVKADGRRVPKDVEMANVMATLKGTDPTDDRVFIVSGHLDSRVSDVMDAKSKAPGANDDASGVAIVMEMARIMASRQFPATLIFVAVQGEEQGLYGSTHLAERAKKENWNLVAMLNNDIVGNSFSNETGLHDNTRVRVFSEGTPANETEEQARLRRTLGSDNDSPSRNLARYMEMAGEKYVPQMDVVLEYRADRFLRGGDHTPFNKQGFTAVRMSEMNEDFDHQHQDLRTENGTQYGDLVEFMDFEYLRKNAGVNLATMASLGLAPAAPVKVGVLTADLTNKTDLKWEAPAKGPKPAGYYVLIRATSSPTWEKKVLVTDTKASLPYSKDNYFFGVTSVDSEGHSSLPVLPVPVR; encoded by the coding sequence ATGAACTACAAGAAAAATCTTTCCAGGCTGCTGGCGCTTCCCCTGCTGGCTGGCTTATACTTGGGCGCTACGACCCAAACCTTTGCACAGGAACCCGTGCGCCAGGACGATGAAATCAAAAAGATGGTGGACGAGATCTCTGCTAAAAAGCTGGAAGAAGATGTCCGTAAGATGGTGAGCTTTGGCACCCGCCATACTTTAAGTACTACTACCAGCAAGAAAGAAGGCATCGGCGCGGCGCGCGAATGGGTGAAATCAGAATTTGAGAAGTATGCCCAGGCTTCCGGCGGCCGTATGAAAGTAGAACTGGACCGCTTTATTGTAAAAGCCGATGGTCGCCGCGTGCCCAAAGATGTAGAGATGGCCAACGTCATGGCGACCCTCAAAGGCACCGACCCGACTGACGACCGTGTGTTCATCGTAAGCGGACACCTCGACTCGCGCGTATCGGATGTGATGGATGCCAAAAGCAAGGCGCCGGGCGCCAACGATGATGCTTCCGGTGTAGCAATTGTGATGGAGATGGCCCGAATCATGGCCTCGCGTCAGTTTCCGGCCACGCTGATCTTTGTGGCAGTGCAGGGCGAAGAACAGGGCCTGTACGGCTCTACGCACCTGGCCGAGCGTGCCAAAAAGGAGAACTGGAACCTGGTGGCCATGCTTAACAACGACATTGTGGGCAACTCGTTCTCAAACGAAACCGGCCTGCACGACAATACCCGCGTGCGTGTGTTCAGCGAGGGCACACCCGCCAACGAAACGGAAGAGCAGGCGCGCCTGCGCCGCACACTGGGCTCTGACAACGACAGCCCCAGCCGCAACCTGGCCCGCTACATGGAAATGGCCGGCGAAAAATATGTTCCTCAGATGGATGTGGTGCTGGAGTACCGCGCCGACCGCTTCCTGCGTGGTGGCGACCACACGCCTTTTAACAAACAGGGCTTTACAGCCGTGCGCATGAGCGAAATGAACGAAGATTTTGACCACCAGCACCAGGACCTGCGCACCGAGAATGGCACCCAGTACGGCGACCTGGTTGAGTTTATGGACTTTGAGTACCTGCGCAAAAATGCGGGCGTAAACCTGGCGACTATGGCCAGCCTGGGCCTGGCTCCTGCCGCTCCGGTTAAAGTAGGCGTGCTTACGGCCGACCTTACGAACAAAACAGACCTGAAATGGGAAGCGCCCGCTAAAGGCCCCAAGCCAGCCGGTTATTACGTGCTGATCCGTGCCACTAGCAGCCCTACTTGGGAGAAGAAAGTACTCGTAACTGATACCAAAGCCTCACTGCCCTACTCCAAAGACAACTACTTTTTTGGGGTAACTTCTGTAGACAGCGAAGGCCACTCCAGCCTGCCGGTGCTGCCCGTACCAGTGCGATAA
- a CDS encoding rhomboid family intramembrane serine protease — MENNFAAVIAGHKTEDLLQVLQEQEEYAPEVVLAILDELEKRGVALPEEAAIRAKAQQAYVGPTEQQPQSAAEKLRDFGMTFVPQQAYFVTPVLLNLNLLAFLLMVLLGISPINPDAASLIAMGANFGPYTLSGEWWRLLTSTFLHGGLLHLAFNMLALVSVGRALEPLIGRWPYLIAYLLCGLAGSITSLWWDPVRAGVGASGAIFGMFGLLLILMLLERKLPWQHKKGMLLNLGFVLVLNLGFGMKSGIDNAAHSGGLVCGLLFGAVLLLRSDRQLSQHYSAKGNAVMAGVGLLLLGMFFKSIPLAGEARFVYAMEEVSKKEAQAMRVFVALYQAGDKAQAADFVPLLDEGIRRWDESIALLAPIDDVVGEEQDKVTVMLKYLRLRKKSYQVLRSDLAAKRTWQSPQQQQLLQAIDHYVRGLRNGKASEIAREDDPLKSQLSMPAIAAERDSAAKPLYVVDGKKVQQPATVAHLRPDDIESIQVLKGTDATTAYGPEGAAGVVQITTKKATR; from the coding sequence ATGGAAAATAACTTTGCGGCTGTTATAGCCGGGCACAAGACAGAAGACCTGCTGCAGGTATTGCAGGAGCAGGAGGAGTATGCGCCGGAAGTGGTGCTGGCCATACTGGATGAACTGGAAAAGCGGGGTGTGGCGCTGCCCGAAGAAGCTGCTATTCGCGCAAAGGCGCAACAAGCTTACGTAGGGCCAACCGAGCAACAACCCCAAAGCGCAGCCGAGAAACTGCGCGACTTTGGAATGACCTTCGTGCCGCAGCAGGCATATTTTGTAACCCCTGTCTTGCTGAACCTGAATTTGCTGGCATTCCTGCTAATGGTGCTGCTGGGCATCAGTCCCATCAACCCCGATGCCGCCTCGCTGATAGCCATGGGGGCCAACTTCGGACCTTATACATTGTCGGGTGAGTGGTGGCGCCTGCTAACCAGTACCTTTCTGCATGGTGGCCTGCTGCACCTGGCGTTCAACATGCTGGCGCTGGTTAGCGTGGGCAGAGCGCTGGAACCTCTGATCGGCCGCTGGCCGTACCTGATCGCGTATCTCTTATGCGGCCTGGCGGGGAGCATCACCAGCCTCTGGTGGGATCCGGTACGTGCCGGCGTAGGCGCATCCGGGGCTATTTTTGGTATGTTCGGGCTGCTGTTGATCCTGATGTTGTTGGAACGCAAATTGCCTTGGCAGCACAAAAAAGGCATGCTCCTGAACCTGGGCTTTGTGCTGGTGCTGAACCTGGGCTTCGGCATGAAAAGCGGTATCGACAATGCAGCCCACTCCGGCGGGCTGGTGTGCGGCCTGCTTTTCGGCGCCGTGCTTTTGTTGCGCTCCGACCGGCAGCTCTCCCAGCACTACAGTGCCAAAGGCAATGCCGTGATGGCAGGGGTGGGCCTGCTGCTGTTAGGAATGTTTTTTAAAAGTATACCCCTGGCCGGTGAGGCGCGCTTTGTATATGCCATGGAGGAGGTGAGCAAAAAGGAAGCGCAGGCCATGCGCGTGTTCGTAGCCCTGTACCAGGCTGGAGATAAGGCGCAGGCCGCTGATTTTGTGCCGTTGCTGGACGAGGGAATCCGGCGCTGGGACGAAAGCATTGCGCTGCTGGCACCGATAGATGATGTGGTAGGAGAGGAGCAGGACAAAGTAACTGTGATGCTCAAATACCTGCGACTTCGCAAAAAATCGTACCAGGTGCTGCGCAGCGATCTGGCCGCCAAACGCACGTGGCAAAGCCCGCAACAGCAGCAGCTCCTTCAGGCCATCGATCATTATGTCCGCGGGCTGCGTAACGGCAAAGCCAGCGAAATTGCCCGGGAAGATGATCCCCTGAAAAGCCAGCTCAGTATGCCCGCAATAGCAGCAGAAAGAGATTCTGCTGCTAAGCCGCTCTATGTGGTGGACGGGAAAAAGGTGCAGCAGCCAGCCACAGTAGCGCACCTGCGCCCCGATGATATTGAAAGTATACAAGTGCTGAAAGGAACAGACGCGACAACTGCTTATGGCCCCGAAGGCGCCGCAGGTGTAGTGCAGATCACCACCAAAAAAGCCACCAGGTAA